From Demequina capsici, one genomic window encodes:
- a CDS encoding (deoxy)nucleoside triphosphate pyrophosphohydrolase: MVVAAAITDDLDQPRLLFAARRSAPPVFAGLWEFPGGKVDPGETPEEALHRELDEELGVVVELGDEVPGPDAGIVLPDGTETGSAWELRAADADGPRLVMRVWWARIIPGPDGVAAEPQPLEDHDMLRWLEPGAWRDVSWLPADTRIVDALLDDAIRRMRQGWC, translated from the coding sequence CTGGTGGTCGCCGCTGCGATCACGGACGACCTGGATCAGCCGCGGCTGCTGTTCGCCGCACGTCGGTCGGCGCCGCCGGTCTTCGCGGGCCTGTGGGAGTTCCCTGGCGGCAAGGTCGATCCGGGTGAGACGCCCGAGGAGGCGTTGCACCGCGAGCTGGACGAGGAGCTCGGCGTGGTGGTCGAGCTGGGCGACGAGGTGCCTGGTCCCGACGCGGGGATCGTGCTCCCCGATGGCACGGAGACGGGTTCCGCCTGGGAGCTGCGCGCCGCGGATGCGGACGGCCCGCGCCTGGTGATGCGTGTGTGGTGGGCGAGGATCATCCCTGGCCCGGACGGAGTGGCCGCCGAGCCGCAGCCGCTCGAGGACCACGACATGCTCCGTTGGCTGGAGCCTGGCGCGTGGAGAGACGTCTCGTGGCTGCCGGCGGACACGCGGATCGTGGATGCGCTGCTGGACGACGCGATCCGGCGGATGCGTCAGGGCTGGTGCTGA
- a CDS encoding methylenetetrahydrofolate reductase, with the protein MTIAGLLRHGRPTLSYELFPPRTPAAEETLRATMRVLAVTRPDFMSITYGASGTTRSTSRGVVQMLAEAHTIPPLAHLTCVDQSRDELVTVIEEYLAEGVLDFLALRGDPPRGATDWSPHPDGLHYASQLVGLVHEVARAHGVSDICVGVAAFPATHAMPRWRQSSIDVLRYKQHAGAAFAITQVFYEVEQYTALVEDAAAQGITMPIIPEVMPIVSSRRAARASELTGVPTPAELVNALEAAESDDAARAAGVAHAARLSRELLEAGAPGIHVITFNQSAAALELVDAMGLAAR; encoded by the coding sequence ATGACCATCGCGGGTCTCCTGCGCCACGGGCGCCCCACCTTGAGCTACGAGCTCTTCCCTCCGCGCACGCCTGCAGCGGAGGAGACGCTGCGCGCCACGATGCGGGTGCTGGCCGTCACCCGGCCCGACTTCATGTCGATCACCTACGGGGCGTCGGGCACCACCAGGTCCACGTCGCGCGGCGTGGTGCAGATGCTCGCGGAGGCTCACACGATCCCGCCGCTCGCGCACCTCACATGCGTGGACCAGTCGCGCGATGAGCTCGTCACCGTCATCGAGGAGTACCTCGCGGAGGGCGTGCTCGACTTCCTGGCGCTGCGCGGCGACCCGCCGCGCGGCGCCACCGACTGGAGTCCTCACCCGGACGGGCTGCACTACGCCAGCCAGCTCGTCGGCCTGGTGCACGAGGTCGCGCGAGCGCACGGGGTGAGCGACATCTGCGTGGGCGTCGCCGCCTTCCCGGCCACCCACGCGATGCCGCGCTGGCGTCAGTCGAGCATCGACGTGCTGCGCTACAAGCAGCACGCGGGCGCAGCCTTCGCGATCACGCAGGTGTTCTACGAGGTGGAGCAGTACACGGCCCTCGTGGAGGACGCGGCCGCGCAGGGCATCACGATGCCGATCATCCCCGAGGTCATGCCGATCGTGTCATCGCGTCGGGCCGCGCGGGCCTCCGAGCTGACGGGCGTTCCCACTCCTGCCGAGCTGGTGAACGCGCTCGAGGCGGCGGAGTCCGACGATGCCGCTCGCGCCGCGGGCGTCGCCCATGCGGCACGGCTGTCGCGCGAGCTGCTGGAGGCGGGCGCCCCTGGCATCCACGTCATCACGTTCAACCAGTCGGCCGCCGCATTGGAGCTGGTGGACGCGATGGGCCTCGCCGCGCGTTAG
- the gcvP gene encoding aminomethyl-transferring glycine dehydrogenase, producing the protein MGQSTRQPRTCQQASSCLRTARALSVRGPLRHNERVTSFVDRHVGPSDDAVETMLSAVGYSSLATLVEAAVPESIRLDDVLQLPEARDEHTVLEALREFEGSNRTAVQMIGQGYHDTITPAVIQRGILENPAWYTAYTPYQAEISQGRLEAMLNFQTMIADLTALPVAGASLLDEATAVSEAVLLMRRAVKGKEGGVVVLDSETLPQTIAVVRAQCEAIGLPLRVEDLYEDWEAPADLVGLVVQQPGASGVLRDVSHLVDKVHEAGGLVTVAADLLSLAIVKAPGELGADIAVGSAQRFGVPLFFGGPHAAFIAVRYGLERQLPGRLVGVSVDADGNAAYRLTLQTREQHIRRDKATSNICTAQALLAVVASMYAVYHGPDGLREIALKVHSTAVAAADALSAAGIHVRHEHFFDTVICEVPGGADSVVARAAAVGINLRRVDADSVAIACDEVTRLDILDKVVEAFTATKRHPIYSPPRVAIPRELRRTSDYLTHPIFNTHRSETSLMRYMRRLADRDLGLDRTMIPLGSCTMKLNSAVEMAAISWPGFATIHPFAPAEQTRGYREMIGQLEDWLAEITGYAAVSVQPNAGSRGEYAGLLAIRAYHRSIEQEQRDICLIPASAHGTNAASAVLAGMRVVVVATAADGEIDIEDLRAKLDKHGDEVSCIMLTYPSTHGVYEAHVGEVCAAVHDAGGQVYIDGANLNALVGLAKPGHFGGDVSHLNLHKTFCIPHGGGGPGVGPVAVAKHLVPFLPELQQTVRRPAELLRRGAPVSAAPYGSAGILPISWAYIALMGGPGLLHATQVAVLAANYVAARLDEDYPVLYKGPNGLVAHECILDVRPLTKTSGITAEDIAKRLIDFGIHAPTMSFPVPGTLMVEPTESEDLAEIDRFIDAMKVIREEIRAVERGEISAEDSVLRHAPHTVASVAGDAWEQAYPRAQAAFPLPSLKVDKYWPPVRRIDNVYGDRNLVCACPPLDEYDQAEG; encoded by the coding sequence ATGGGGCAATCTACGCGTCAGCCGCGCACATGTCAGCAGGCGTCTTCCTGCCTCCGCACGGCGCGCGCCCTGTCCGTGCGAGGGCCTTTGCGACACAATGAGCGGGTGACCTCGTTCGTTGATCGCCATGTCGGACCTTCAGACGACGCCGTCGAGACGATGCTCTCCGCCGTCGGCTATTCGTCGCTCGCCACCCTCGTGGAGGCGGCCGTGCCGGAATCGATCCGGCTGGACGACGTGCTGCAGCTGCCGGAGGCTCGCGACGAGCACACGGTGCTCGAGGCGCTGCGCGAGTTCGAGGGAAGCAACCGCACGGCCGTGCAGATGATCGGCCAGGGCTACCACGACACGATCACGCCGGCGGTGATCCAGCGCGGCATCCTTGAGAACCCCGCCTGGTACACGGCCTACACGCCGTATCAGGCCGAGATCTCGCAGGGCCGTCTCGAGGCGATGCTCAACTTCCAGACGATGATCGCCGACCTCACCGCGCTGCCGGTGGCTGGCGCGTCGCTGCTCGATGAGGCGACCGCCGTGTCCGAGGCGGTGCTGCTCATGCGTCGCGCGGTGAAGGGCAAGGAGGGCGGTGTCGTCGTCCTCGATTCCGAGACGCTGCCGCAGACCATCGCCGTGGTGCGGGCCCAGTGTGAGGCGATCGGGCTGCCGCTGCGCGTGGAGGACCTCTACGAGGACTGGGAGGCGCCCGCTGACCTGGTGGGCCTGGTGGTCCAGCAGCCGGGCGCGTCGGGCGTGCTGCGTGACGTGTCGCACCTGGTGGACAAGGTGCACGAGGCGGGCGGCCTGGTGACCGTGGCTGCGGATCTGCTGTCGCTCGCCATCGTGAAGGCACCGGGCGAGCTGGGTGCTGACATCGCCGTCGGCTCGGCGCAGCGCTTCGGCGTGCCGCTGTTCTTCGGTGGACCGCACGCGGCATTCATCGCCGTCCGGTACGGGCTCGAGCGCCAGCTGCCTGGTCGCCTGGTGGGCGTCTCGGTCGACGCGGACGGCAACGCCGCGTACCGCCTCACGCTCCAGACCCGTGAGCAGCACATCCGTCGCGACAAGGCCACCTCCAACATCTGCACGGCGCAGGCGCTGCTCGCGGTGGTCGCCAGCATGTACGCCGTCTACCACGGGCCCGACGGGCTGCGCGAGATCGCGCTCAAGGTGCACTCCACGGCCGTCGCAGCCGCCGATGCGCTCAGCGCCGCCGGCATCCACGTGCGCCACGAGCACTTCTTCGACACCGTCATCTGCGAGGTGCCCGGCGGCGCGGACTCCGTCGTGGCGCGCGCGGCGGCCGTCGGCATCAACCTGCGCCGGGTGGATGCCGACTCCGTGGCGATCGCCTGCGACGAGGTCACGCGCCTGGACATCCTCGACAAGGTCGTGGAGGCGTTCACCGCCACCAAGCGCCACCCGATCTACTCGCCGCCGCGCGTCGCCATCCCCCGTGAGCTTCGTCGTACCAGCGACTACCTGACCCACCCGATCTTCAACACCCACCGCTCCGAGACGTCGCTCATGCGCTACATGCGTCGCCTCGCGGACCGCGACCTGGGCCTCGACCGGACGATGATCCCGCTCGGCTCATGCACCATGAAGCTGAACTCCGCAGTGGAGATGGCGGCCATCAGCTGGCCCGGATTCGCCACCATCCACCCGTTCGCCCCGGCGGAGCAGACGCGCGGCTACCGCGAGATGATCGGGCAGCTGGAGGACTGGCTCGCCGAGATCACGGGCTACGCGGCCGTGTCCGTCCAGCCCAACGCCGGTTCGCGCGGCGAGTACGCGGGGCTGCTCGCGATCCGCGCGTACCACCGCTCGATCGAGCAGGAGCAGCGCGACATCTGCCTGATCCCCGCGTCCGCGCATGGCACGAACGCCGCGTCCGCAGTGCTCGCAGGCATGCGGGTCGTCGTCGTCGCCACCGCCGCGGACGGCGAGATCGACATCGAGGACCTGCGGGCCAAGCTCGACAAGCACGGCGACGAGGTCTCGTGCATCATGCTCACCTACCCGTCCACGCACGGCGTCTACGAGGCGCACGTGGGCGAGGTGTGCGCGGCCGTGCACGATGCCGGTGGCCAGGTGTACATCGACGGCGCCAATCTCAACGCGCTGGTCGGGCTCGCCAAGCCGGGCCACTTCGGCGGCGATGTCTCCCACCTGAACCTGCACAAGACCTTCTGCATCCCTCACGGCGGCGGTGGCCCCGGAGTGGGCCCCGTTGCCGTCGCCAAGCACCTGGTGCCATTCCTGCCCGAGCTGCAGCAGACCGTGCGTCGTCCCGCCGAGCTGCTCCGCCGTGGTGCGCCCGTGTCCGCGGCGCCGTACGGCTCCGCGGGCATCCTGCCCATCTCGTGGGCGTACATCGCGCTCATGGGCGGCCCCGGCCTGCTGCACGCGACCCAGGTGGCAGTGCTCGCCGCCAACTATGTGGCGGCGCGCCTGGACGAGGACTACCCCGTCCTCTACAAGGGCCCGAACGGGCTGGTGGCGCACGAGTGCATCCTCGACGTCCGCCCGCTCACGAAGACGAGCGGCATCACGGCCGAGGACATCGCGAAGCGCCTGATCGACTTCGGCATCCACGCGCCCACCATGTCGTTCCCGGTGCCCGGCACGCTCATGGTGGAGCCCACCGAGTCGGAGGACCTCGCCGAGATCGACAGGTTCATCGACGCGATGAAGGTGATCCGCGAGGAGATCCGCGCCGTCGAGCGCGGTGAGATCTCTGCCGAGGACTCGGTGCTGCGGCACGCGCCGCACACTGTCGCCTCCGTCGCAGGGGACGCGTGGGAGCAGGCGTATCCGCGTGCGCAGGCCGCGTTCCCGCTGCCGTCGCTCAAGGTGGACAAGTACTGGCCGCCGGTGCGTCGCATCGACAACGTCTACGGAGACCGCAACCTCGTGTGCGCGTGCCCCCCGCTGGACGAGTACGACCAGGCCGAGGGCTGA
- the gcvH gene encoding glycine cleavage system protein GcvH, which translates to MANVPDELQYSEEHEWVSGELTEDSVVTVGITEHAADALGDIVYVELPTVGDTVSAGEVCGELESTKAVSELYSPVSGEVVAVNEELSDSPELIGQDAYGEGWIYKARISEVPKGLLDSEAYSAITE; encoded by the coding sequence ATGGCGAACGTTCCCGATGAGCTCCAGTACTCCGAGGAGCACGAGTGGGTGTCCGGCGAGCTGACCGAGGACTCGGTCGTGACGGTCGGCATCACGGAGCATGCGGCTGACGCGCTCGGTGACATCGTGTACGTGGAGCTTCCCACGGTGGGTGACACCGTGTCGGCGGGTGAGGTCTGCGGCGAGCTGGAGTCCACGAAGGCCGTCAGCGAGCTCTACTCCCCGGTGTCCGGGGAGGTCGTGGCGGTCAACGAGGAGCTCAGCGACTCGCCCGAGCTGATCGGCCAGGACGCGTACGGCGAGGGCTGGATCTACAAGGCGCGCATCTCCGAGGTCCCCAAGGGGCTGCTCGACTCCGAGGCCTACTCGGCGATCACCGAGTGA
- a CDS encoding DNA-3-methyladenine glycosylase I — protein sequence MTNPTELAVRCFGNDDPLYARYHDEEWGLPVHGDTALYERLVLEAMQSGLSWLTILRKREGFRTAFDGFDPAIVAAYGPDDVERLMADSGIVRNRRKIEAAITNARALIALQADGGSLDQIVWAHAPEPRLDPPATWMDVPASTPESVALAKALKKVGFVFVGPTTMYAAMQACGLVDDHIAGCVARR from the coding sequence ATGACGAACCCCACCGAGCTCGCCGTCCGATGCTTCGGCAACGACGACCCGCTGTACGCCCGCTATCACGACGAGGAGTGGGGCCTGCCGGTCCATGGTGATACGGCGCTCTACGAGCGGTTGGTGCTCGAGGCCATGCAGTCAGGACTGTCGTGGCTCACCATCCTGCGCAAGCGGGAGGGTTTCCGCACCGCCTTCGACGGCTTCGACCCCGCGATCGTGGCGGCGTACGGTCCCGACGACGTGGAACGGCTCATGGCCGATTCAGGGATCGTGCGCAACCGCCGCAAGATCGAGGCGGCCATCACCAACGCGCGGGCGCTGATCGCGCTTCAGGCAGACGGGGGCAGCCTGGATCAGATCGTGTGGGCGCACGCGCCCGAGCCGCGGCTCGACCCGCCCGCGACGTGGATGGATGTGCCGGCGTCCACACCGGAGTCGGTGGCGCTCGCGAAGGCGCTCAAGAAGGTCGGATTCGTCTTCGTGGGACCCACGACCATGTACGCCGCGATGCAGGCATGCGGCCTGGTGGACGACCACATCGCCGGGTGCGTCGCGCGGAGGTGA
- the gcvT gene encoding glycine cleavage system aminomethyltransferase GcvT translates to MTSETLRSPLHDEHVALGATLVDFAGWEMPVRYSGDIAEHRAVRAGAGLFDLSHMGEILVRGAEADAFLDDALVGRMSAIPLGGAKYTMLCAADGGVIDDLIVYRRDLDHFMIVANAANKDVVLAELDERLEGFDAELDDISADIALIAVQGPLAEGIVSRMTERGADDIVAMRYYSFGTVVLEGGIHAFVARTGYTGEDGFELFVGADEAAAVWRLALSEGAADGIIPCGLSSRDTLRLEAGMPLYGHELTRDTTPFDAGLGRVVVFGTEKSPRGDFVGRAALEAARDARKAARAEPSAASARTLVGLVGDGRRAARAGYAVVDEAGAQVGEVTSGAPSPTMGRPIAMAYVPLALAADGTEVLIDVRGRRESMTVTALPFYKRGA, encoded by the coding sequence GTGACCTCTGAGACGCTCCGCTCCCCTCTGCACGACGAGCATGTCGCCCTCGGCGCGACGCTCGTGGACTTCGCCGGCTGGGAGATGCCGGTCCGCTACTCGGGGGACATCGCCGAGCACAGGGCGGTGCGCGCCGGGGCGGGCCTGTTCGACCTGAGCCACATGGGCGAGATCTTGGTGCGCGGCGCGGAGGCGGACGCCTTCCTCGACGACGCGCTCGTGGGCCGCATGAGCGCGATCCCTCTTGGCGGAGCAAAGTACACGATGCTGTGCGCGGCCGACGGCGGCGTGATCGACGACCTGATCGTGTACCGCCGCGACCTGGATCACTTCATGATCGTGGCCAACGCCGCCAACAAGGACGTGGTGCTGGCCGAGCTCGACGAGCGCCTCGAGGGCTTCGATGCGGAGCTCGACGACATCTCCGCGGACATCGCGCTGATCGCGGTGCAGGGCCCTCTCGCGGAGGGCATCGTCTCTCGCATGACGGAGCGCGGGGCGGACGACATCGTCGCCATGAGGTACTACTCGTTCGGCACGGTGGTGCTCGAGGGCGGGATCCACGCCTTCGTGGCGCGCACCGGCTACACCGGGGAGGACGGCTTCGAGCTGTTCGTGGGCGCGGACGAGGCCGCAGCCGTGTGGCGGCTCGCGCTCTCCGAGGGCGCGGCCGACGGGATCATCCCGTGCGGGCTGTCGTCACGCGACACCTTGCGGCTCGAGGCGGGCATGCCGCTGTACGGTCACGAGCTGACTCGCGACACGACCCCGTTCGACGCTGGGCTGGGGCGCGTCGTCGTGTTCGGCACGGAGAAGAGCCCGCGCGGTGATTTCGTGGGCCGTGCAGCGCTGGAGGCGGCGCGCGACGCGCGCAAGGCGGCGCGTGCGGAGCCCTCCGCTGCGTCGGCTCGCACTCTCGTGGGCCTGGTGGGTGACGGCCGACGCGCCGCCCGCGCTGGCTATGCGGTGGTCGACGAGGCCGGCGCGCAGGTGGGCGAGGTCACGTCCGGCGCACCGTCGCCGACGATGGGGAGGCCGATCGCGATGGCGTACGTGCCGCTCGCGCTCGCGGCCGACGGCACCGAGGTGCTGATCGATGTGCGCGGAAGGCGTGAGTCCATGACGGTGACCGCGCTACCGTTCTACAAGAGGGGCGCATGA
- a CDS encoding OsmC family protein has translation MPDEILPKSINMTRESEGVYTVTTASGATLTFGRGEGLVSPVELMLAAIAGCSSIDVDMMTSRRAEPARFDVTVTAEQVKNETGNILRDIQAVFDLAFPEGDDGDKARARVTTALHASHERFCTVSRTIEAGVPVSLVEKV, from the coding sequence ATGCCCGACGAGATCCTGCCCAAGTCGATCAACATGACCCGCGAGTCGGAGGGCGTCTACACCGTCACGACCGCATCGGGCGCGACCCTCACGTTCGGTCGTGGCGAGGGACTGGTCTCTCCGGTCGAGCTGATGCTCGCCGCGATCGCCGGCTGCTCGAGCATCGACGTGGACATGATGACCTCGCGGCGCGCGGAGCCCGCGCGGTTCGACGTGACGGTCACCGCGGAGCAGGTGAAGAACGAGACCGGCAACATCCTGCGCGACATCCAGGCGGTGTTCGATCTGGCCTTCCCTGAGGGCGACGACGGCGACAAGGCGCGAGCCCGTGTCACGACGGCGCTCCACGCGTCGCATGAGCGGTTCTGCACGGTGTCGCGGACGATCGAAGCGGGCGTGCCCGTCTCACTGGTCGAGAAGGTCTGA
- a CDS encoding FHA domain-containing protein has protein sequence MADGAMYAVALGAAALVYAVHLVLFGLSLGAVLRQLDRPAGPAWVPVRRWVEVARAADAPLAPTAVTRSVEALAGVLAAVALAALSAGVEAPRVAWVAPLLVGGLAGLVGWILWIQQAGWLGLRLRLPRSLTVLAAFLPPIWGFVAAPRAAREVKPLTGAIPVVAPEAPDPGPQSTESVPTVVVDAPHEAVDAPDAAVDAPDASVDVASVPLEALADDDAPYVPQVAAPPSPRSIFAPVTASIPQVSSGLESPPSESQAPVAPAGGSPEPLAPFASQRQPLAPPTVVSGEPQPPQPLQETPVTHPSEPDLPTPWTAGPQPGADDAAQAPAPGSATPPSSETPRVAPTQPVSPYSAPPEVTAAEGLVTAPTPSLSERRSQQPDSAIGAPGSEEPGAAWHGAFDDAAIAALLGGGFGEEDDLDETRVSPRRREPWELVTREGIAYRLVDAVTIVGRIGGFPSADGAGRVDIADPTRTMSKTHARLVWIDGIWMVEDLGSTNGTLLIDGAGRETVVPPYAPTPITGRVMFGDFEMMLRRVGA, from the coding sequence ATGGCTGACGGGGCCATGTACGCGGTCGCGCTCGGCGCGGCAGCGCTCGTGTATGCCGTCCACCTGGTCCTCTTCGGGCTCAGCCTCGGCGCGGTGCTCCGCCAGCTCGACCGTCCTGCAGGCCCCGCATGGGTGCCTGTGAGGCGCTGGGTCGAGGTGGCGCGAGCCGCCGATGCCCCGCTCGCCCCCACCGCCGTGACGCGATCGGTGGAGGCGCTCGCGGGAGTGCTCGCCGCCGTCGCCCTCGCTGCGCTGTCGGCCGGCGTCGAGGCGCCGCGCGTCGCGTGGGTCGCTCCGCTGCTCGTGGGTGGGCTCGCGGGTCTGGTCGGCTGGATCCTCTGGATCCAGCAGGCCGGCTGGCTGGGGCTGCGCCTCAGGTTGCCGCGCAGCCTGACGGTGCTCGCCGCGTTCCTCCCGCCGATCTGGGGCTTCGTCGCCGCGCCGCGCGCTGCGCGCGAGGTGAAGCCGCTCACGGGCGCGATCCCGGTGGTCGCCCCTGAGGCGCCGGATCCTGGCCCGCAGTCCACCGAATCCGTCCCCACCGTCGTCGTGGATGCGCCACACGAGGCGGTCGACGCGCCCGACGCCGCAGTGGACGCGCCAGACGCCTCGGTGGACGTCGCGTCCGTCCCTCTCGAGGCGCTGGCCGACGATGACGCCCCTTACGTGCCCCAGGTCGCCGCACCGCCGTCCCCCCGATCGATCTTCGCGCCCGTCACGGCATCGATTCCCCAGGTATCCTCGGGTCTCGAGTCCCCTCCGTCCGAGTCGCAAGCCCCCGTCGCCCCTGCCGGGGGCTCGCCCGAGCCTTTGGCGCCGTTCGCCTCGCAGCGACAGCCGCTCGCCCCGCCCACTGTCGTGTCCGGCGAGCCTCAGCCGCCCCAACCTCTTCAGGAGACTCCTGTGACCCATCCGTCCGAGCCCGATCTCCCCACCCCGTGGACAGCCGGACCGCAGCCAGGGGCCGATGACGCCGCGCAGGCGCCCGCCCCGGGGTCCGCCACGCCGCCGTCGTCTGAGACGCCGCGCGTGGCTCCCACGCAGCCCGTCTCCCCGTACTCTGCGCCGCCGGAGGTGACTGCGGCGGAGGGGCTGGTCACCGCGCCCACCCCGTCGCTGTCGGAGCGGCGCTCCCAGCAGCCGGACTCCGCGATCGGCGCACCAGGTTCCGAGGAGCCGGGCGCCGCCTGGCATGGTGCCTTCGACGACGCCGCGATCGCCGCGCTGCTGGGCGGCGGGTTCGGCGAGGAGGACGACCTCGACGAGACGCGTGTGAGTCCGCGCCGACGTGAGCCGTGGGAGCTGGTGACGCGTGAAGGGATCGCCTACCGCCTGGTGGACGCCGTCACGATCGTCGGACGCATCGGTGGCTTCCCGAGCGCCGATGGCGCAGGGCGCGTGGACATCGCGGACCCGACGCGGACCATGTCGAAGACGCATGCCAGGCTCGTGTGGATCGACGGCATCTGGATGGTCGAGGACCTGGGCTCGACGAACGGCACGCTGTTGATCGACGGGGCCGGCCGCGAGACCGTCGTGCCTCCGTATGCTCCCACCCCCATCACGGGGAGGGTCATGTTCGGCGACTTCGAGATGATGCTGCGTCGGGTGGGCGCCTGA